Below is a window of Cytophaga hutchinsonii ATCC 33406 DNA.
AACGATAACTGCCTACAAGCAGGGAGAACTTTCCGAACAGGAAACAATGGAATTGTTTCGCTGGAAGGAGGAGCGTTCAGAACATGCTGTATTTTTTGAGCAAACGGTTCAGGCCTGGGAGGCATCCAGAGAAAAGACGGCTTTCCCGGATTTCGATATTTCAAAAGCCTGGGCGAAGGTAAAAGCCCAAACAATAGACGCAACCCAACCAATCGAGCGTTCATTATGGAATAAAGTGTCTGCCATGCCATTCTTCAGAGCGGCAGCGGCAGTATTAGTATTAGTGACACTTACGTGGGCAATGAGTAAAATAATGGTTACCAAACCCACATTCACAGATCTGCAGTCTTTCAAAGGCATGAAAGAATTTTACCTGCCGGATAGCAGCAAAGTTTATTTACACGACACAACAACACTTAGATATTCATCCACTTACGGAGAAGAGGAACGCATGGTATTTCTTGATGGAGAAGCATTTTTTGAAGTTAGGAAAGACGCTGCAAAACCTTTTACAGTATTGTCTTACCGTTCCCGCGTGATCGTTAAGGGTACATCTTTTATGGTATGCAGCCGGTCAAAAGATTCTATAGATGTTGTTGAAGTAGAAGAAGGAAAAGTTGCTGTACTTGAAAAATACAGCCGTTCAGGTAAAGAGCTTATGCTTACAAAAGGTATGAAAGCGTGTGTGGATGTGTATGGTGGTTTACATCAAAGCACAGAAACAATTTCAAATACAGCAGCATGGAGAAATAAGCCGCTTATTTTTGTGGGCGCTCCACTGGCAGATGTTTTAAAAGAATTAAAATCGAAAAGAAATACGGTAGTTGTTCTTGACAACAAACAAGCTGCAAGCTGCAGATTTACCGGTGAGTTTGAAAACACACCTGCAAAGGATATCGTTGAGATCATCGCACTTTCACTCAATTTACAAGTCGTAAAAGAAGGCGACACTTTTATTCTTAAAGGCGAAGGTTGCAAATAACCATCTAAATACTTAAATAGTAAGAAAAAAAGAATGAAGATGAGGCAAAAAATTCATCTAACATTACTTTTTTTGTTCATTTCCATGCAAGCGAGTCTTGCTCAAGTATTGGATAAAAAAGTAACAATGCAATTTCAGAATATTAGTCTGGAACAGGCATTAAAAAAAATAAAATCAAGTTACGGTGTTAATTTTTCTTATTCTCCAGATCAGGTTGATTTAAGCAAGCATGTTTCATTTCAGGTAAGAAACGAAAGTTTGGGACAGGTTCTAAACCAATTATTCAGATCGACTCCAATTACATACAGAGCTGTTGGAAATCAAATTGTTTTAAAGAGCGGAAAAAGTGTGCCTAAACACACCGCAGGAACAAGGCCGTTGCAGCCTCCCGTAATACAAACAAAAGATTCGCTTGAAAACACTACCGTTAACAAAACAGACACACTCAATCAATACGTCATTCCGGTTAAGCCGCTTGAAGTTGCTGCTAAAGACAGTACACAGGCAATAAAAGAACTAGACAATTCTTATTCAAAAGGACTAATAGATCTTAATTCGATTTATGGACAGAAGAAAGATAGTGTTGCTGTACAATCGTATTTAAATAAAACACAGTTAAAGCAAAGCTGGAAAGCAGCAAAAATGGAACTGGAACGCGAATACAAACAATTGCGTGACAGTATTATGTTTGCAAAAAAGTATAAAGAGGCAGACTCTTCAACCATTAAATACGATGAAGATTTATTAATTCAGGACGATTTTCAATTTACAGGTATATATCCGTTAGGGTCACATCTTTTGACAAGCGGTTTATATAGAAATAAATATTCGTTAAACCTTATTGGCGGCTATAATGGTGCGGTTTCCAAATTAGAATTCGGGATTGTTGGAAATATTATCCGAAGAGAAGTACAGGGAGTGCAATTTGCCGGCGTTGCAAATATTGTTGGCGAATATGTACGGGGATGCCAGTTTGCGGGTGTTGCAAACATCACAAGTCAGGAAGTAATCGGCGGACAGTTTGCCGGCATTGTAAATGTAGCAAATGGTGCCATGTACGGAGTACAAGGGTCAGGTGTTGTGAATGTTGGAACAGAACAATTAGATGGCGTGCAAGTAGCAGGATTAGTAAATCAACACAGCGGCACCGTGAATGGCGGGCAGATTGGTTTGGTTAATAATGCACACAAGGTAAATGGTTTTCAATTTGGCCTGATTAATATATGCGATTCTATGCACGGTATACCATTTGGTTTATTATCGATTTGTAAAAATGGATATGGAAGAATTGAAGCGTACTATTCAGAAACAACCCGCGCCAATGTATTGATCAAAAGCGGCGTTAAAAGTTTATACAATATTTTTCAGTTCGGAATAAATTTCAATTCGAGCTACTACCGATGGACGCTGGGCTATGGATTGGGCTCAACTGTTCAAATGAGTAAAAACGCAACCATTTCCTTTGATGCAATATTAATGCACATCAACGAAAATCAGGCGTTCACCGATAATTTAAATGAAGAAATACAATTTCGTATCATGCTTGGATTAAATATTACAAAACGCGTTTCTATTTTTGCTGGCCCTTCAATAAACACATCCTTTTCAAAATATAAAAATCCGGATGGAACACTGGGCTCAAAAATGATTCCCAAAAAAGGTATTATTTACGATCACACCATTAACGGCAAAGATG
It encodes the following:
- a CDS encoding FecR family protein produces the protein MKNADIQNIEYWYETITAYKQGELSEQETMELFRWKEERSEHAVFFEQTVQAWEASREKTAFPDFDISKAWAKVKAQTIDATQPIERSLWNKVSAMPFFRAAAAVLVLVTLTWAMSKIMVTKPTFTDLQSFKGMKEFYLPDSSKVYLHDTTTLRYSSTYGEEERMVFLDGEAFFEVRKDAAKPFTVLSYRSRVIVKGTSFMVCSRSKDSIDVVEVEEGKVAVLEKYSRSGKELMLTKGMKACVDVYGGLHQSTETISNTAAWRNKPLIFVGAPLADVLKELKSKRNTVVVLDNKQAASCRFTGEFENTPAKDIVEIIALSLNLQVVKEGDTFILKGEGCK
- a CDS encoding STN domain-containing protein, which encodes MRQKIHLTLLFLFISMQASLAQVLDKKVTMQFQNISLEQALKKIKSSYGVNFSYSPDQVDLSKHVSFQVRNESLGQVLNQLFRSTPITYRAVGNQIVLKSGKSVPKHTAGTRPLQPPVIQTKDSLENTTVNKTDTLNQYVIPVKPLEVAAKDSTQAIKELDNSYSKGLIDLNSIYGQKKDSVAVQSYLNKTQLKQSWKAAKMELEREYKQLRDSIMFAKKYKEADSSTIKYDEDLLIQDDFQFTGIYPLGSHLLTSGLYRNKYSLNLIGGYNGAVSKLEFGIVGNIIRREVQGVQFAGVANIVGEYVRGCQFAGVANITSQEVIGGQFAGIVNVANGAMYGVQGSGVVNVGTEQLDGVQVAGLVNQHSGTVNGGQIGLVNNAHKVNGFQFGLINICDSMHGIPFGLLSICKNGYGRIEAYYSETTRANVLIKSGVKSLYNIFQFGINFNSSYYRWTLGYGLGSTVQMSKNATISFDAILMHINENQAFTDNLNEEIQFRIMLGLNITKRVSIFAGPSINTSFSKYKNPDGTLGSKMIPKKGIIYDHTINGKDGLSIYNPYWLGFNVGLRF